Genomic DNA from uncultured Acetobacterium sp.:
CGGTTGAGCGGCCAGCTGTTTCATTAGTTCGGCTTTTCTTTTTTCTGGATAGATTTTAACAAATTTTACGGTTACCAGTCCTAATACAACCGGGATCAGCAAATTAAGAATTCCACTGAGACTACGATAGCCATTGATATCCAGGAGGTAAGTGGTTCCAGTCACAATCAGGTAATAGACACCCCACATCGCCGTAACAATCCGATTGGAATCGATAAAGATCTGATTATAATAACCACGATATCCGAACTTACCAAGCTTGTAATGAACGGTCAGCGGTGCCTTGGTTAAACAGGAACCCAGCCACATGACACCAAACAGGAAGTAGGAAGAACAGACAATCAGTGTTTCATCTACGGCTACTAAGCCCAGCAAACATAAGGAGGTTACCAGAAAAATACTCAACCGGTCATAAAAAGTCAGCAAGAATTTGCGGCTCAAGAGTGGCATCAGTGATGAGTAAACAATTCCTGCCACACTGCCCCAGAAAACATCAAAGGACATCACCATCCAAATCATCATCCATTGGATAATCATCAGATTTAAGGTCGCTTTTTTGATAATCTCTTTTTTGGTAAGGTTAAAATAATCTTCGAAATACATAATGGTATCAAAGGCACCATTAATTTGACAATCTTCTTTTAAAATAACTTCTTTAATGCAAAGGCCTTTAAAAGCCACTTCCTGAAAGATATCGAAGTTAATCTTAATTTGTGTGGTAAAGTCGAGAAAATCATCGGTTTTGACAATGCATGAGCTTTCACCCAAAACGAGTTGATAACGGGAATCAAGATCGGTAAATTCCAGTTCCAAAACAAGATCTTCTTTGTAATTAAAGGGTTTGTAACGACCAGCAAAAGTAGTCAACTGACCCAGTACTTTTTTGGGAGAGGGTTTGTACTTAAATGGGACCGCAGGCTGATTGTTTTTTTGATCAGACATGTGAACACCTTCCTTTCTGTTAGTTCATATTAATCAGGACAGCATGACTTATATTGTGTTTTAGTGAAAATGAAGTTATTAATGTCATAATATCAGGTTTATGATCAAAATTCCACAAAAGTACGAAAAATACGCCTGGCGTATAAAATCAAATAAAATGTGTACGCCTCTGAACAACCTTGACAATCCCCCCCTTTTCCATGGTAAAATAAGCAATTATGATGAAAAATAAGTATACCGACTAACCAACAAAAATAGAGAATTATCTTATCGAACTGGAGGATATCGCAATGGAAAGAAAATATGCATTTTCCTGGGATTTACTGGGAGATATTACCGAGGGACGTCCGCATCTGGGCAATGCAACTCGGATTGAGGTGTATCGTTTGATGCAATTTACATTTAGAGATATCGTTGAGCAACATGTCGGCTGGGAAAAAACTGATGAAATATTCTATCAAGCGGGAAAATTGGCTGGCCAGGAATTCTATCAGAATATGATCGATAAAACAGACGATTTTAATAATTTTATCAATCAGCTCCAAACGGTATTAAAAGAACTGGGTATGGGTATATTTAGAGTTGAAGAAGCAGACATGGAAAAAGGTGAGCTCACACTAACTGTCGCTGAAGATCTTGACTGTTCTGGTCTGCCCGAAACAGGATATGAGATTTGCACCTATGATGAAGGTTTTATTGCGGCATTGTTGGAGGGCTTCTCGGGGATACCATTTGTTGTCAAAGAAACGGACTGCTGGTGTACCGGGGACCGAACCTGTCGTTTCAGCGCAAAAGCGACTAACGAAGGGAACTAATAATAAAAAATGATCAGTGAAGACGCCAGATCCCTATTAAATTATCTCAAAGCCCTATTAAATGATGTCAGAATAAAACCGGATATTCCTACTGATATGATCAATGATGAAGACTTTCTAAGTTTGGATAAAACCATAAAATCGGTGCGAGAGGCTTCTTTAGAACTGGGTAAGGGTAATCTTTCCTACTCGATTGAAGGCAAGGGTTATGTCCTAGGATCCCTTAAAGCGTTACAATCATCCCTTAGAAATCTAACCTGGAAAACGAAAGCCATTGCCGCTGGCGATTTTTCCCAGAATGTTCATTTTCTTGGGGATTTTTCAGATTCCTTTAACAGTATGACAAAGCAGTTGGCAGTTTCGATTCAAGAAATCAAGGAAGCCCAGGAACATTTTGAGATGGTCTTTAATACCATTCCTGATGCGACCATCATCACCAATTTTGAAGACGGGACACTGGTTGCTTACAACCAGGCGTTTATTGAGACAACAAAATTTTCTGTAGCAGAATTAAACCGAAATCCTGTCACGATCATTGATTTGTATTTAAATATCGAAGAAAGAAAAATGCTACTGGAAAAATTGAAGAAAGATGGCTATATTGAAAATGCTGAAATCTCATTTCACGGCCGAAGCGGCGAAATTCTGACCGGGCTGATCTCGTCACGACTCATTTTCATGAAAGGGGTTCCGCATATCTTAAGTGTGATCCGGGATATAACCGAGTTGAAAGTGATCGAGAAAAAACTTCAAAAAAGTGAGGAACTGCATCGTCTGTTGGCTGATAATGCCGCCGATGTGATCTGGACCATGAATCTGGACGGTGAATTTTCCTATATCAGCCCATCCGTTAAAAAGCTACGGGGGTTTTCTGTGGAAGAAGTTATGGCCCAATCACAAGAAGACGTGTTGTGTCCCGGTTCATTAATTCATCTTCAACAAGGCTTGGAACGGGCCATCCAATCAGTCCAGAATAATCAACCCTTTCAGGTATTCCGTGGCGAGTTGGAACAACCCTGTAAGGATGGTAGTACAGTTTGGACCGAGGCAACGGTTTCCGGTATATATAGTGAAGATGGACGATTTATTGGAATGTTAGGGGTAACCCGGGATATTTCTGAGCGCAAAATTATGGAAGAAGAAATCCTAAGACTTTCCATAACCGATAAATTGACCCAAAGCTATAATCGATTAAAGCTGGACGAAACCCTGGAACAGCAATTTGAGCGCTCAAAAACTGAGGCCGTTCCTTTTTCGATTATCATTCTGGACATTGATCATTTCAAATTAGTCAATGATACCTATGGTCATCAGGTTGGGGATCGGGTTCTGATTGAACTGGTAGCTATTCTCACCAAAAACGTACGATCCGATGATATTGTCGGCCGCTGGGGCGGCGAAGAATTTCTGATCATCCTGCCTGAAACAAACTTAAGTGATGGTTTGCATGTGGCAGAAAAGTTGCGCGGTGTGGTGGAGACCTATCGATTTACTACTGCCGGTCAGGTGACAATCAGCTTAGGTGTTTCAGCTTACTGGGATGATTTAACGCCTGAAAGCATTGTTTCTCGGGCTGATGCCGCTCTTTACCAGGCCAAGGAAAATGGTCGCAATCGGGTTGAATTTCTGGAATGATCAAACAAAAAAATACAATCCCAAAAATCCAGACGTCGCCATAATTGAGTTGATGTCATGGTTTTTTTATGACGATTATTATTTTTTATTGCATACGGTGCGATTGCGGTGTAAAATCTGATTTGAGAGAAATAATTAAATGCAATTAAAGACGGAGAATCGAAATGAACCTCATTGAAAATCTGAAGATAAATGAAAATGATGTAATAACAATCACCGGTGGTGGCGGGAAGACTTCTTTGATGATGCGTTTGGGAAAAGAATTATCGAAAAAAAGAATAAACCATGTGCTGACTACTACCGCAAAAATCTGCATCTCGGATCTGCCGGGTGCACAAAGTATTATTTGTGAGAATATCGATGACATCATTGATGTGTTAAAAAAAGACCCCCAACAGGCGTGGATCATCGGCAAGGAAAAAGTAACTGACCAGAAAATATCGGGCTTCGCAGAGGAAGAATTAGTCATTTTAAAAAATGCGATCAAGCCTTTAATTATCATTAATGAGGGGGATGGATCAAAAAGAAAACCCTATAAGTTTTATGGTGACTATGAACCCATGATCCCGCAGATCACAACCAAACTTATTCACGTAATCGGTGCCGAGGTACTGTATAAAAAAATAGATAATAAAACATTTCATCGTTCTGAATTATATGGTGATACTCAAGCAATTTTTGATGAAGACGTTTTATTTCAGGCCCTCAAAGATTTTATCAAAAACAAATTAGACGCTAAATTGGCAGGCGATACCCAGCGGATTCTTTTTATTAATAAAGCCGATGGCGAAAATTTAAAAAATGCCCGAATCATGTCAAAAATCGGTGCCCCACTTTTTGACCGTTGCCTAATGGGATCGTTACAAGAGGACTGGATCGAAACGGTGAAGTAAATCAAGACTGATCGTGAATTCTATGATACGAATGTAGTCACTTTCAAAATATAACTGGGTAATTGCGAAAGGGCATGGTTTTTATTTCACAAATGCCGATAAAAAACATAAAAAGGAGATTTTATGAATAGAAAAATTCTATTGTTTGTCCTGTCAGCCGTGTGTTCGTTGGTACTGTTGGGTTGTACCAATACAACCAGTAGCAAAGCGGCCGCATCAAAAGATGAAACCCTCTTCCAGGTCGCCACCATTAATTCGCTGTTAGCCGGAAACTACGATGGGTTTATGAATTTCGGTGAATTAAAAGAACACGGTAATGTCGGGATTGGCACCTTTAATGCCCTGGACGGCGAACTGGTGATGATCGACAATAAGGTATACAAGATCAAAGCCAGTGGGGAAGTGGTTGAAGTTTCGGATACCGATACCACCCCCTTTGCCGCAGTGACCTATTTTGATGAAGACGCCACCCAAACATTAACCAACATCGCCAGTCTGGACGCCCTGGAAACAGAACTGGACAAGCTGATGGTGGACAAGGAATCGTTTTATGTTTTCAGAATTGACGGTACCTTTAATACCATTAAAGCCCGCTCTGTTCCCAGTCAGGTAAAACCCTATCCGGTTCTTTCGGAGGCAGTGAAAAATCAGTCTATTTTTGACTATACCAATATCTCTGGAACCTTGGTGGGGTTGTGGTGTCCGGACTATATCGGCGGCGTGAACGTACCAGGTTATCATTTTCATTTTATTTCTGATGACCGTAGCAAAGGGGGACACTTGCTGGATGTCAGTTTCAGTCAGGCCGAGGCTTTTATGGATACTACGGATGGCTTTAATATGACCCTATCACCAATCAACACGGCAGGATCCGTTGACAATGTCAACAGCGCCATCGATGCCGTCGAGAAATAGCTGGCTGCAACAAGGGTCGGATCGTTTTGATAAAAAAGAGTTCGCATTGAGTTGCAAACTCTT
This window encodes:
- a CDS encoding V4R domain-containing protein, whose translation is MERKYAFSWDLLGDITEGRPHLGNATRIEVYRLMQFTFRDIVEQHVGWEKTDEIFYQAGKLAGQEFYQNMIDKTDDFNNFINQLQTVLKELGMGIFRVEEADMEKGELTLTVAEDLDCSGLPETGYEICTYDEGFIAALLEGFSGIPFVVKETDCWCTGDRTCRFSAKATNEGN
- a CDS encoding diguanylate cyclase, whose amino-acid sequence is MISEDARSLLNYLKALLNDVRIKPDIPTDMINDEDFLSLDKTIKSVREASLELGKGNLSYSIEGKGYVLGSLKALQSSLRNLTWKTKAIAAGDFSQNVHFLGDFSDSFNSMTKQLAVSIQEIKEAQEHFEMVFNTIPDATIITNFEDGTLVAYNQAFIETTKFSVAELNRNPVTIIDLYLNIEERKMLLEKLKKDGYIENAEISFHGRSGEILTGLISSRLIFMKGVPHILSVIRDITELKVIEKKLQKSEELHRLLADNAADVIWTMNLDGEFSYISPSVKKLRGFSVEEVMAQSQEDVLCPGSLIHLQQGLERAIQSVQNNQPFQVFRGELEQPCKDGSTVWTEATVSGIYSEDGRFIGMLGVTRDISERKIMEEEILRLSITDKLTQSYNRLKLDETLEQQFERSKTEAVPFSIIILDIDHFKLVNDTYGHQVGDRVLIELVAILTKNVRSDDIVGRWGGEEFLIILPETNLSDGLHVAEKLRGVVETYRFTTAGQVTISLGVSAYWDDLTPESIVSRADAALYQAKENGRNRVEFLE
- the yqeC gene encoding selenium cofactor biosynthesis protein YqeC, giving the protein MNLIENLKINENDVITITGGGGKTSLMMRLGKELSKKRINHVLTTTAKICISDLPGAQSIICENIDDIIDVLKKDPQQAWIIGKEKVTDQKISGFAEEELVILKNAIKPLIIINEGDGSKRKPYKFYGDYEPMIPQITTKLIHVIGAEVLYKKIDNKTFHRSELYGDTQAIFDEDVLFQALKDFIKNKLDAKLAGDTQRILFINKADGENLKNARIMSKIGAPLFDRCLMGSLQEDWIETVK
- the budA gene encoding acetolactate decarboxylase; the encoded protein is MNRKILLFVLSAVCSLVLLGCTNTTSSKAAASKDETLFQVATINSLLAGNYDGFMNFGELKEHGNVGIGTFNALDGELVMIDNKVYKIKASGEVVEVSDTDTTPFAAVTYFDEDATQTLTNIASLDALETELDKLMVDKESFYVFRIDGTFNTIKARSVPSQVKPYPVLSEAVKNQSIFDYTNISGTLVGLWCPDYIGGVNVPGYHFHFISDDRSKGGHLLDVSFSQAEAFMDTTDGFNMTLSPINTAGSVDNVNSAIDAVEK